A region of Salinibacter sp. 10B DNA encodes the following proteins:
- a CDS encoding KamA family radical SAM protein, producing the protein MDESAAQITPEHPKWTNWRWQMQNRIHSVEALNEWIEPTAEEREAIEKTSEVFRWNITPYYAQLMDEADPACPIRRQVVPTMDELATDIVEELDPLDETGHSPVKNLIHNYEDRVAFCVTAECAVYCRYCLRKRMVGDANFFMRTDEHRAALNYIAEHDEIRDVLLTGGDPLTFNEANLEWLLSRLRAIDHVELIRFGSRMPVKLPYRITDDLCNLLEQYHPIWVNTHFNHPKELTEEAAGAIHRLKQAGVPVGNQTVLLRGINDDPETMKALNEGLVRMRVRPYYLYQAQIIGGTRHLRVPIEVGMHIMRRLRGRTSGFAIPTYVLDTPHGKVPLNRSYVKGRADDHVLMETYDGTLWAEPNPVARADELPLQLPSVSLPDDVDTIPLREPAVHAQPGAPSHPEKPEHRA; encoded by the coding sequence ATGGATGAGTCCGCTGCACAGATCACGCCCGAGCACCCAAAGTGGACGAATTGGCGGTGGCAGATGCAGAACCGCATCCACAGTGTTGAGGCACTGAACGAATGGATTGAACCGACGGCCGAGGAGCGGGAAGCCATTGAAAAGACGAGCGAGGTCTTTCGGTGGAATATCACACCGTACTACGCTCAGCTGATGGATGAAGCGGATCCAGCCTGCCCCATTCGGCGCCAGGTGGTGCCTACGATGGACGAGTTGGCAACTGACATCGTTGAGGAGCTGGATCCACTGGACGAAACGGGGCACTCCCCGGTCAAGAATCTGATCCACAACTATGAGGATCGGGTGGCGTTCTGCGTCACGGCCGAGTGTGCCGTCTACTGCCGCTACTGCCTGCGCAAGCGGATGGTCGGCGATGCCAACTTCTTCATGCGTACCGACGAACACCGGGCGGCCCTCAACTACATTGCCGAGCACGATGAAATTCGCGACGTGCTCCTCACCGGCGGCGATCCACTCACCTTCAACGAGGCAAATCTGGAGTGGCTGCTGAGCCGGCTACGAGCCATCGACCACGTCGAACTCATCCGCTTCGGTTCGCGCATGCCGGTGAAGCTGCCCTACCGCATCACCGACGATTTGTGCAATCTCTTGGAGCAGTACCATCCCATCTGGGTGAACACCCACTTTAACCACCCAAAAGAACTAACGGAAGAAGCCGCCGGGGCAATTCATCGACTGAAACAGGCGGGCGTGCCGGTAGGCAACCAGACGGTTCTTTTGCGCGGGATCAATGATGACCCGGAAACCATGAAGGCCCTGAACGAAGGGCTCGTTCGGATGCGCGTACGCCCCTACTACCTGTACCAGGCACAAATCATCGGGGGAACCCGGCACCTGCGCGTCCCCATTGAGGTCGGAATGCACATCATGCGGCGCCTGCGGGGCCGCACTTCCGGTTTTGCTATTCCCACCTACGTCCTCGACACGCCCCACGGCAAAGTGCCCCTCAACCGCAGCTACGTAAAGGGACGCGCGGACGACCATGTGCTCATGGAAACGTACGATGGCACGTTGTGGGCCGAACCCAATCCCGTGGCGCGTGCAGACGAGCTTCCGCTTCAGCTGCCTTCCGTGTCGCTACCAGACGACGTGGACACGATTCCCCTCCGAGAACCGGCCGTCCACGCCCAACCCGGAGCGCCCTCCCATCCCGAAAAACCCGAACACAGGGCATGA
- a CDS encoding GGDEF domain-containing protein — translation MLRVLLVLVAVLAAVLAFVFDQPWLYAAAAVPLLGALGLLGRYFWIASQHSSSQAESMDPPDDSLEDLGIMDVRPQDREGGANGTSGPSHEDGAENPSPASSTDADDSAPENSQAPQEERLDQRRAERRGTPPESPSENNESVQSDDRPVLGPLLESLRAAVGAQTVCLLVQEEVVLDYQIAALASLQSNVQKDGSFETQSPLLSASMSRRPVTIRTLDEGDRDNLRYYETAPDITQVAIAPLSRPDTSASVFLLADATAETELDTSEVHSLLKRYAETVGSVLDAKEAEETSASSQEVEAAEMEPEPTPQGQAEEGAIDPANGTEPPERDGTPRPRREIIAEEMEAADVASDPLALVLVLLNRYESIAREGEAAVERAEHHFRTRLENLAPGQRVERFGELTYGIFLRREMEAVEVWALDLQDAMARETGELEGGVSIGVAVRDARHTPEELRGDATEALLEAYETGECAIKA, via the coding sequence ATGCTTCGCGTTCTTCTCGTCCTTGTCGCCGTACTGGCTGCGGTCCTCGCATTCGTCTTTGATCAGCCCTGGCTTTACGCCGCCGCTGCAGTACCCCTCCTCGGGGCACTGGGGCTGTTGGGACGGTACTTCTGGATCGCATCTCAGCACTCGTCCTCGCAGGCCGAATCTATGGATCCCCCGGACGATTCACTCGAAGACCTTGGCATCATGGACGTGCGTCCGCAGGACCGAGAAGGAGGCGCCAACGGCACCTCGGGGCCGTCGCACGAGGACGGCGCCGAGAATCCCTCCCCCGCCTCTTCCACGGACGCCGATGATTCCGCCCCGGAGAACTCACAAGCCCCACAAGAAGAACGCCTCGATCAGCGCCGGGCCGAACGGAGAGGCACGCCCCCCGAGTCCCCGTCGGAAAACAATGAGAGCGTCCAGTCCGACGATCGACCGGTGCTCGGCCCGCTTCTAGAGTCGCTTCGGGCCGCCGTGGGGGCGCAGACGGTCTGCCTGCTCGTCCAGGAAGAAGTCGTTCTCGACTATCAGATCGCAGCCCTCGCAAGCCTGCAATCCAATGTACAGAAGGACGGCTCTTTCGAAACACAGTCCCCACTTCTGTCGGCCTCAATGTCGCGACGGCCGGTAACGATCCGAACCCTGGATGAGGGGGATCGTGACAATCTCCGTTACTACGAAACGGCTCCGGACATCACACAGGTTGCCATTGCTCCCTTGTCGCGTCCGGACACCTCGGCGTCCGTCTTTCTGCTGGCCGACGCCACGGCCGAGACGGAGCTCGATACCTCTGAGGTCCATTCCCTGCTTAAACGTTATGCAGAAACGGTGGGAAGCGTATTGGACGCTAAAGAAGCCGAAGAGACTTCTGCGTCGTCTCAAGAGGTAGAGGCAGCAGAAATGGAGCCGGAGCCGACGCCGCAAGGACAAGCTGAGGAGGGCGCGATTGATCCGGCAAACGGAACGGAACCACCGGAGCGGGACGGAACGCCTCGGCCACGCCGTGAAATCATCGCCGAAGAGATGGAAGCCGCAGACGTGGCGTCCGATCCCCTGGCGTTGGTCCTCGTCCTCCTGAACCGGTACGAGTCGATCGCCCGCGAAGGCGAAGCGGCCGTGGAGCGCGCCGAACATCACTTTCGCACCCGGCTGGAAAATCTTGCCCCTGGCCAACGGGTCGAACGCTTTGGGGAGCTTACATACGGCATCTTTCTGCGACGCGAGATGGAGGCCGTCGAGGTCTGGGCCCTGGACCTGCAGGACGCCATGGCTCGGGAGACAGGGGAGCTCGAAGGAGGCGTGAGTATCGGGGTGGCCGTGCGGGATGCTCGCCATACCCCCGAGGAGTTGCGAGGGGATGCAACGGAAGCCCTTCTCGAGGCCTACGAGACGGGAGAGTGCGCGATCAAAGCGTAG
- a CDS encoding Mth938-like domain-containing protein — translation MTNTTDGSPRITDVSWGRLETADPSATFKDAKLYPGGGRAWDWNETGTSHTPGIQPADVEELLEHGAQAVVLSQGMNERLQVQPETLQMLEEVGVETYVLQTEDAVERYNELRESGVPVGGLFHSTC, via the coding sequence ATGACGAACACGACCGACGGGTCGCCCCGCATCACGGACGTTTCATGGGGTCGTCTTGAGACTGCTGATCCGTCTGCGACGTTCAAAGACGCCAAGCTGTATCCCGGCGGCGGACGGGCGTGGGACTGGAACGAAACCGGCACCTCTCACACGCCCGGCATCCAACCCGCCGACGTCGAGGAGCTTCTGGAGCATGGGGCGCAGGCTGTTGTTCTGTCACAAGGAATGAATGAGCGCCTGCAGGTTCAGCCCGAAACCCTTCAGATGCTCGAAGAAGTGGGCGTAGAGACATACGTGCTTCAAACCGAGGACGCCGTGGAGCGCTACAATGAACTCCGGGAATCGGGCGTGCCAGTGGGCGGCCTCTTCCATTCGACGTGCTAG
- a CDS encoding glycosyltransferase family 2 protein, with the protein MIDTTLQWANYLMLGYFILLNSGYLCLCLVTIGAMLRYRRVLEAFQPEEALASEALPPVTLIAPAYNEEATCIESTRAFLSIDYPNFEVIVVNDGSTDQTLARLKENFDLQSADRPPTSQLSTAEVRDVYRSQIHPNLWVVDKQNGGKADSLNAGINYCNTPFFCAMDADTLVEGEGLVRMVRPFLEDQTTVAVGGIVRVANGCTVQAGRVREVSMPKEWLPRLQVLEYLRAFFFGRVGWDALGGMLIISGAFGLFRRETVVGVGGYRTDTVGEDMELVVRMHRRLREDDEDYRVRFVPDPVAWTEVPSTLRILGSQRDRWQRGLAETMVRHQRMLLNPRYGRVGMLAYPFFYFLETFGPVLELLGYILFVVALLKGAISGPFAIAFFLVAFVLGFALSLSAVAIEEVSFRRYERTGDFLQLLLLPLVETFGYRQLNSWWRMKGLWSYLRSKEGWGAMERSGFG; encoded by the coding sequence ATGATTGACACTACGCTGCAGTGGGCCAACTATCTGATGCTCGGGTATTTTATCCTGCTCAATTCAGGATACCTGTGCCTCTGTTTAGTGACCATAGGGGCGATGCTGCGATACCGGCGGGTGTTGGAGGCCTTTCAGCCGGAAGAAGCCCTGGCGTCCGAAGCCCTCCCCCCCGTCACCCTTATTGCACCAGCGTACAATGAAGAGGCGACCTGTATCGAATCGACGCGGGCCTTTTTGAGCATCGATTATCCCAACTTTGAGGTCATTGTGGTGAATGACGGGTCGACCGATCAAACCCTCGCGCGGCTCAAAGAGAACTTCGACTTACAATCCGCTGATCGTCCCCCGACGTCCCAACTTTCGACCGCCGAAGTGCGCGACGTATACCGAAGTCAGATCCACCCCAATCTGTGGGTGGTCGATAAGCAGAATGGAGGGAAGGCCGACTCGTTAAATGCTGGCATCAACTACTGCAATACGCCCTTCTTCTGTGCTATGGATGCGGATACGCTGGTAGAGGGAGAAGGACTCGTGCGGATGGTGCGGCCGTTTCTTGAGGATCAGACGACGGTGGCTGTGGGAGGCATCGTACGGGTGGCGAACGGGTGCACTGTGCAGGCTGGTCGCGTGCGGGAGGTGTCGATGCCGAAGGAGTGGCTTCCGCGGTTGCAGGTGCTTGAATATCTCCGCGCGTTTTTCTTCGGACGCGTAGGGTGGGATGCGCTCGGGGGAATGCTCATCATCTCTGGTGCCTTCGGTCTCTTTCGGCGAGAGACCGTGGTGGGGGTCGGAGGGTATCGCACCGATACAGTCGGCGAAGACATGGAGCTCGTCGTGCGGATGCATCGTCGGCTCCGAGAAGACGACGAGGACTATCGGGTGCGCTTTGTCCCTGACCCTGTAGCTTGGACCGAAGTGCCCTCCACTCTTCGTATCTTGGGCAGTCAGCGCGATCGGTGGCAGCGAGGTCTTGCAGAAACGATGGTTCGCCATCAGCGCATGTTGCTCAATCCGCGCTACGGTCGTGTGGGGATGCTCGCGTACCCCTTCTTTTATTTTCTGGAGACCTTTGGGCCGGTCCTTGAGCTTCTTGGGTACATCCTCTTCGTCGTGGCACTGCTGAAGGGGGCGATCTCCGGGCCGTTTGCCATTGCCTTTTTCCTGGTGGCATTTGTGCTCGGCTTTGCACTATCCCTCAGTGCAGTTGCTATCGAGGAAGTATCATTTCGCCGGTATGAGCGCACGGGTGATTTCCTGCAGCTCCTACTACTGCCGCTGGTTGAGACCTTTGGGTACCGACAGTTGAATTCGTGGTGGCGGATGAAAGGACTCTGGTCCTACCTTCGATCCAAGGAGGGATGGGGGGCGATGGAGCGCAGCGGATTCGGGTGA
- a CDS encoding HEAT repeat domain-containing protein yields MVSDFPVELPPVLDGLLQNTSGTLALVMASAAVLTILSVLFAGGAVVLRLATAYQKRRKRREEAQWKPMLFDVMAGRQPPEVLAQAVRQRQRERFLTFLMPYATTVKGQALERIRAVSTPLLAPVRRELQSRRPTLRARAVQRIGLLGGARFADALRDVLDDPSDDVAGRALRRLATLGDPEDASLLLEHLDRLVHMDRRQITSALVELGEEAAPVFRTALAESERTAFVRMLCAETLRWLGDVEAVPVAVRVLEGETGENPELVASLLRLLRRLGRPEQARVVRSYCTSDVSFVRIHAARALGQLGREEDASLLARLLRDDDNRWVALTAARSLIELNCTEPLRRLGNSTHARSSLALDLVPSVA; encoded by the coding sequence ATGGTCTCCGATTTTCCCGTGGAGCTTCCGCCTGTTCTGGACGGACTTTTGCAGAACACCTCTGGTACACTGGCGCTAGTGATGGCGAGTGCTGCCGTCCTGACGATACTCTCTGTCCTTTTCGCGGGAGGGGCAGTGGTGCTTCGCCTTGCGACGGCATATCAGAAGCGAAGGAAGCGCCGCGAGGAGGCGCAGTGGAAGCCGATGCTATTTGATGTGATGGCGGGTCGTCAGCCGCCTGAGGTGCTGGCGCAGGCGGTGCGGCAGAGACAGCGAGAGCGCTTCTTGACCTTTCTGATGCCCTACGCAACGACGGTGAAGGGGCAGGCGCTGGAACGAATTCGGGCAGTGTCCACTCCTCTGCTGGCCCCGGTCCGGCGAGAGCTTCAGTCCCGACGGCCCACACTACGGGCCCGTGCGGTCCAGCGGATTGGGCTGCTTGGAGGGGCCCGCTTTGCCGACGCTCTGCGTGATGTTCTCGACGATCCGTCGGACGATGTTGCGGGAAGGGCCTTGCGACGGCTGGCGACGCTCGGCGATCCGGAAGACGCCTCCTTGTTGTTAGAGCATCTGGACCGTCTTGTCCACATGGATCGGCGGCAGATCACCTCCGCTCTTGTCGAACTCGGGGAAGAGGCGGCGCCCGTGTTCCGAACAGCTCTCGCGGAATCGGAACGGACGGCATTTGTGCGCATGCTTTGTGCCGAAACGCTCCGGTGGCTCGGGGATGTGGAGGCCGTGCCGGTGGCGGTACGAGTCTTGGAGGGGGAAACAGGGGAGAATCCTGAGCTAGTGGCGAGCCTCCTCCGGCTCCTCCGCCGGCTAGGACGACCCGAGCAGGCCAGGGTTGTGCGCTCGTACTGCACGTCGGACGTATCATTCGTTCGCATTCATGCCGCGCGAGCCCTGGGCCAACTTGGGAGGGAGGAGGATGCTTCTCTTCTTGCTCGTCTTCTGCGCGACGACGACAACCGGTGGGTTGCCCTTACGGCCGCGCGAAGCCTGATTGAGCTCAATTGTACGGAGCCCCTCCGCCGATTGGGCAACTCTACCCATGCCCGCTCTTCACTCGCCCTGGATCTCGTGCCGTCCGTCGCATGA
- a CDS encoding response regulator: protein MTETQEERLIPNVLMEAEMQNVLLAIEHVPTAELLADRLERHDVTAVRVAEGEAAQRQVADHDVLVAEARLPGRTGLELLRRRPPLDPPVILIGRPGNDEEVVRAFELGAADYLTRPFAPRVAAARILRFLTFREQLSSVA, encoded by the coding sequence ATGACCGAGACTCAGGAGGAACGCCTCATCCCCAATGTATTGATGGAGGCAGAGATGCAGAACGTGCTCCTTGCCATTGAACACGTCCCCACTGCCGAGCTGCTGGCCGATCGGCTAGAACGCCACGACGTCACTGCCGTGCGGGTGGCAGAGGGAGAGGCAGCGCAGCGACAGGTGGCGGACCATGACGTGCTGGTAGCGGAGGCTCGGTTGCCGGGACGAACCGGCCTCGAACTGTTGCGGCGCCGGCCGCCTCTGGATCCTCCCGTTATTCTGATCGGACGGCCAGGGAACGATGAAGAGGTGGTGCGTGCCTTCGAGCTGGGAGCTGCCGATTATCTCACGCGCCCGTTTGCGCCGCGGGTGGCAGCAGCCCGCATCCTGCGGTTTTTGACGTTTCGGGAGCAGTTGTCATCCGTTGCTTAG
- a CDS encoding EAL domain-containing protein, which translates to MTYPLPDNEDERLDALHQLQVLDTAPEDAFTRLADIAKAVFDVEFAGISLLAEERQWFKAACGWAITETDREEAFCAHVVADGEVLVIEDARAERQFADLARRAGEGEDAAEEEALQFYAGAPLTIEDSLHVGTLCLADDAPRSFGASERAVLVALANVAADLLKARRRNYEARYLSSALEQVDEAVVITEAEPLEAPGPEIRWVNQAFAGMTGYSPDELRESTPRLLYGADTDYETLERVRDALKEGESVRAESVYYRKDGTPYLVEWGVAPVRDAEGRLTHLVSVQRDITEEREQQSELEFQATHDTLTGLLGRAALETAVQDLLDSADGETGALLYLDLDRFKQVNDTLGHAAGDKLLKEVADRLRGAVREEDRVARLGGDEFAILLPSVQAPESATQVAERLVEALRAPVEVEGRDVFVEASIGIVFGAGPYSSAASFIRDADVAMYRAKNVATRSIMRHEQAMTEELGARFRLDADLHRGVEQSEFEPFFHPIVNLEEGTLHGFEVLARWRRNTGEIVTPGNFLGVAEETGLIVPIGHQVIEGACQVLNRLQAAHDGDWTVSLSGNFSRYEFFRPETRTFVDDVLTHYDIAPEQFTMEVTERAIEGNGAENWEEVEALRDLGIRMEIDDFGTGFSSLHSLLEFPIDGLKVDKALMDELERGENGRELVRCVVKMGRTLDLTVTAEGIETTEQLKALREFGCPLGQGYLFSKPLPAGALEALLKETPWQVHWTPAIE; encoded by the coding sequence ATGACGTATCCTCTTCCCGACAACGAAGACGAGCGGCTGGACGCGCTTCACCAACTCCAGGTTCTGGATACGGCCCCGGAAGACGCGTTCACGCGCCTTGCCGATATTGCCAAGGCAGTGTTTGATGTAGAGTTTGCCGGGATTAGCCTGCTGGCAGAGGAGCGGCAGTGGTTTAAGGCGGCCTGTGGGTGGGCGATCACCGAGACCGATCGGGAAGAAGCCTTCTGCGCGCACGTCGTAGCGGATGGAGAGGTTCTGGTAATAGAAGATGCTCGTGCTGAGCGTCAGTTTGCCGATCTTGCGCGTCGTGCAGGGGAGGGAGAAGACGCTGCGGAAGAAGAGGCCCTCCAGTTTTACGCGGGGGCTCCGCTTACGATCGAGGACTCCTTGCACGTGGGCACGCTCTGCCTCGCAGATGATGCCCCCCGTTCCTTCGGAGCATCGGAGCGGGCAGTGCTGGTCGCGCTCGCGAACGTCGCTGCTGACCTGTTGAAAGCGCGTCGGCGCAACTACGAGGCCCGGTATTTAAGCTCCGCGTTGGAGCAAGTCGACGAGGCGGTCGTCATCACCGAGGCAGAGCCGCTTGAAGCACCGGGACCGGAAATTCGATGGGTCAACCAGGCATTTGCGGGGATGACCGGGTATTCGCCCGACGAGCTTCGGGAAAGCACGCCTCGACTCCTTTACGGAGCGGATACGGATTACGAAACCCTGGAACGGGTGCGCGATGCCCTGAAGGAAGGAGAGTCCGTTCGGGCGGAATCGGTGTACTATCGAAAAGATGGTACGCCGTACCTTGTGGAGTGGGGAGTGGCGCCCGTGCGCGATGCGGAGGGACGTCTTACGCATCTAGTGTCCGTCCAGCGGGACATCACTGAGGAGCGAGAACAGCAAAGCGAACTCGAATTTCAGGCCACACACGATACACTGACAGGACTGCTCGGGCGGGCCGCCCTGGAAACGGCCGTGCAGGACCTTCTCGATTCGGCCGACGGCGAGACCGGTGCCCTTCTGTACCTGGACCTCGACCGGTTCAAGCAGGTCAACGATACGCTCGGGCATGCCGCTGGAGACAAGCTCCTGAAAGAAGTAGCCGATCGATTGCGAGGAGCCGTTCGAGAAGAAGACCGGGTGGCGCGGCTCGGCGGTGATGAGTTTGCGATTCTGCTACCGTCGGTGCAGGCCCCGGAGTCCGCCACACAAGTGGCGGAGCGTCTCGTAGAGGCTCTACGAGCCCCGGTGGAGGTAGAGGGGCGGGACGTTTTTGTGGAGGCGAGCATCGGAATTGTGTTCGGGGCCGGGCCCTACAGCTCGGCCGCGTCCTTCATTCGAGACGCCGACGTGGCGATGTACCGGGCCAAGAACGTGGCGACCCGCTCCATCATGCGACACGAGCAGGCAATGACGGAGGAGTTGGGGGCTCGATTTCGACTTGATGCGGACCTCCACCGCGGAGTCGAACAGAGCGAATTCGAGCCCTTCTTCCATCCCATTGTAAATCTGGAGGAAGGCACGCTTCACGGGTTTGAAGTCCTGGCACGGTGGCGGCGCAACACGGGAGAAATCGTTACACCGGGAAACTTTCTCGGGGTCGCCGAAGAAACCGGCCTCATTGTGCCCATTGGGCACCAGGTCATCGAAGGGGCCTGTCAGGTGCTCAACCGCTTGCAGGCAGCACACGATGGGGACTGGACGGTGAGCCTGAGCGGAAATTTTTCCCGCTACGAGTTTTTTCGCCCCGAAACTCGCACCTTCGTTGACGACGTGCTTACGCACTATGACATTGCGCCGGAGCAATTTACGATGGAGGTAACCGAGCGGGCGATTGAAGGGAATGGGGCCGAAAACTGGGAGGAGGTGGAGGCCCTCCGTGATCTGGGCATTCGAATGGAGATTGACGACTTTGGCACGGGGTTTTCATCTCTGCACTCCCTCCTCGAATTTCCCATTGATGGCTTAAAGGTGGACAAGGCCCTCATGGATGAACTGGAGCGAGGCGAGAACGGCCGAGAGCTGGTCCGGTGCGTCGTGAAGATGGGACGCACGCTCGACCTTACTGTTACTGCTGAGGGCATAGAAACAACTGAGCAGCTGAAGGCCCTTCGAGAATTCGGATGTCCATTGGGACAGGGCTATCTCTTTTCGAAGCCGCTCCCGGCCGGGGCGCTTGAGGCCCTTCTGAAGGAGACGCCCTGGCAGGTCCATTGGACGCCGGCGATTGAATGA
- a CDS encoding M1 family metallopeptidase, translated as MSFFDTRRLLAIILLLGCSVRPSLSQTQPAPSVSGTAPSPHAIYEDSAFTRAVQRGTRTRSGRPGPHYWQQYAHYTIEATLRPDANRLTGHAQITYLNRSPDTLRRIAVHLRQNLFRPEVAPEASVPSTEGMSLHHVAADGHPLSRSESSADSTYRVDGTVAWLHLPGPLLPSDSVSLSFEWHHTPPPVPADGRQGREGTVFFLGYWYPQVAVYDDVDGWVARPYTGQAEFYMGQADYDVRLTVPPHWLVGATGTLQNPEAVLSARSRRRLARARHTGNVVPILEAGEQGTGAATRPAGPDSMVTWHFSAHSVRDFAWGTSDQYLWHATRALVPPPNSRSWKTPRTPTERPPSTAPDTVLVHSFFRATNAARAWPKGARHTRNAVEVLSAYLQQPYPYPSMTAMEGVLQSGGMEYPRITIMQPWADSLKLAGDLMHEVGHMWIPMEVGTNEKRHVWMDEGMTQFNTAQGMRRLYGPGPRPRGRANDSETGQRTTYLRIARRGYEVPLMRPGDAIPRALYFDLPYDKAAQVFTALRGVVGKESFLRAYRAFYDRWWGKHPQPYDLFNTFADVTGRDLSWFWHTWLYTTATLDQAISSVETQGDSTRITVANRDRAPMPVPLAITRSDGSTERHTIPVNVWLEGANQHTITVPAAPTIERVVIDPEEHFPDLNRTNQQWQR; from the coding sequence ATGTCCTTCTTCGATACTCGTCGTCTCCTGGCAATCATACTGCTGCTTGGCTGCAGCGTCCGTCCCAGCCTCTCGCAGACTCAGCCGGCCCCCTCGGTTTCCGGGACGGCGCCGTCCCCACACGCCATCTACGAAGATTCAGCCTTCACCCGCGCCGTTCAAAGAGGCACCCGCACTCGAAGCGGCCGGCCCGGCCCTCACTACTGGCAGCAGTACGCACATTATACCATCGAGGCCACTCTTCGCCCCGACGCGAATCGCCTCACCGGGCACGCCCAGATCACCTACCTGAATCGCTCGCCCGATACCCTCCGTCGGATCGCCGTCCACCTACGACAAAACCTGTTCCGTCCCGAGGTTGCGCCGGAGGCTTCAGTCCCTTCCACAGAGGGCATGTCCCTTCACCACGTAGCCGCGGACGGACATCCTCTTTCTCGCTCCGAATCATCGGCGGATTCTACCTATCGAGTGGACGGGACGGTCGCCTGGCTTCACCTGCCCGGCCCGCTCCTTCCTTCTGATAGCGTGTCCCTCTCCTTCGAGTGGCATCACACGCCCCCGCCCGTGCCCGCCGACGGTCGTCAGGGTCGTGAGGGCACTGTTTTCTTTCTCGGATACTGGTACCCGCAGGTCGCCGTGTACGATGACGTGGACGGCTGGGTCGCACGCCCCTACACGGGTCAAGCTGAATTCTATATGGGACAGGCGGACTACGACGTGCGGCTGACGGTCCCGCCTCACTGGCTGGTGGGCGCCACGGGCACGTTGCAAAATCCAGAGGCCGTCCTCTCGGCCCGATCACGTCGGCGTCTGGCTCGAGCCCGCCACACAGGAAACGTCGTGCCCATTCTGGAAGCGGGGGAGCAAGGCACTGGTGCCGCTACACGACCCGCCGGGCCCGATTCAATGGTGACCTGGCACTTCTCAGCCCATAGCGTGCGGGACTTCGCCTGGGGCACCAGCGACCAGTACCTGTGGCACGCCACTCGTGCCCTCGTGCCTCCCCCCAACAGCCGCTCCTGGAAAACGCCTCGTACTCCAACAGAGCGCCCTCCCTCTACCGCTCCGGACACCGTACTCGTTCACAGCTTCTTTCGCGCCACCAACGCGGCGCGGGCCTGGCCAAAGGGGGCCCGCCATACTCGGAACGCCGTCGAGGTACTTTCGGCCTACCTGCAGCAGCCCTACCCGTACCCCTCCATGACGGCCATGGAAGGCGTGCTCCAGAGCGGTGGGATGGAGTATCCGCGAATCACCATCATGCAACCGTGGGCCGACAGCCTGAAGCTTGCTGGCGACCTGATGCATGAGGTGGGCCATATGTGGATCCCGATGGAAGTAGGGACCAACGAAAAGCGTCACGTGTGGATGGACGAGGGGATGACGCAGTTCAATACGGCCCAGGGCATGCGTCGCCTTTACGGCCCCGGGCCCCGTCCTAGGGGACGAGCCAACGACTCCGAAACCGGCCAGCGGACCACCTATCTTCGCATCGCTCGGCGCGGGTACGAGGTGCCCCTCATGCGTCCCGGCGACGCGATCCCGAGGGCTCTCTATTTTGACCTTCCGTACGATAAGGCCGCGCAGGTCTTTACCGCTCTTCGCGGTGTGGTCGGGAAAGAATCTTTTCTCCGTGCATACCGCGCTTTTTATGATCGGTGGTGGGGAAAACATCCGCAGCCATACGACCTCTTCAATACCTTTGCCGACGTGACGGGTCGCGATCTGTCCTGGTTCTGGCATACGTGGCTTTACACCACGGCTACGCTTGATCAGGCCATTTCTTCTGTAGAAACGCAAGGAGATTCGACCCGCATCACTGTTGCCAACCGAGACCGGGCTCCCATGCCGGTCCCCCTTGCTATAACTCGATCGGACGGTTCGACGGAACGCCATACTATTCCGGTTAACGTCTGGCTGGAGGGGGCCAATCAGCACACGATCACTGTTCCGGCTGCCCCTACAATCGAGCGTGTGGTTATCGATCCCGAGGAGCATTTTCCGGACCTGAACCGCACCAATCAACAGTGGCAGCGCTAA